In Daphnia magna isolate NIES linkage group LG6, ASM2063170v1.1, whole genome shotgun sequence, the following are encoded in one genomic region:
- the LOC116924243 gene encoding transmembrane protein 272 isoform X1, whose translation MVDDAISTANVSNGHMHVIQSAASSESEPIQEDSTVIRIGADARHPSNRLHEQRLFGLHISPSVITTTRAEIQQPLPSYEEASDPNAPPPSYDSLFGRVNEVRKTSRGFVDFVKNLFFFLLGKIGLMVIIGITILVPICMLVVGSVYFYDCPAENYIPIYLIVGGACGLLKQFLSLRVRSQQSQEADLEVPDSSLTASVQSLINSFLICWFITGCYWVYHVYEPNYSDRSDPNYCSRVLFSFAFWLLTSTYIFAGVAVILLCCISCTALFLTRNR comes from the exons ATGGTTGATGATGCTATTTCAACTGCAAATGTTTCAAATGGACAT ATGCATGTCATACAGTCAGCTGCATCTTCTGAATCAGAGCCTATTCAAGAAGACAGTACAGTGATCAGAATTGGTGCAGATGCACGTCATCCATCTAACAGGTTACATGAACAAAGATTATTTGGATTACATATTTCCCCATCAGTCATTACTACAACTAGAGCGGAAATACAACAACCTTTACCAAGCTATGAAGAAGCTAGTGATCCTAATg CTCCTCCACCGTCTTACGATTCGCTTTTTGGGCGAGTTAATGAAGTACGAAAGACTTCACGAGGGTTCGTTGATTTCGtcaaaaacctttttttcttcctactCGGAAAAA TTGGCCTTATGGTAATCATTGGAATCACTATTCTAGTTCCTATTTGTATGCTCGTTGTCGGTTcggtttatttttatgattGTCCAGCTGAAAATTATATTCCAATCTACTTGATAGTAGGAG GTGCTTGCGGATTATTGAAGCAGTTTCTGTCTCTCAGAGTTCGCTCTCAGCAATCTCAAGAAGCCGACCTCGAAGTTCCTGATAGCTCTTTGACAGCATCCGTTCAGTCATTAATAAATAGCTTTTTGATTTGCTGGTTCATTACGG GTTGCTACTGGGTGTATCACGTGTATGAACCAAACTATAGTGATCGATCAGATCCCAACTATTGTagtcgtgttttgttttcatttgctttCTGGCTCTTGACTTCGACGTACATTTTTGCTGGCGTCGCGGTAATACTACTCTGTTGCATCAGCTGCACAGCCTTGTTTTTGACAAGAAATAGATAG
- the LOC116924237 gene encoding cGMP-dependent 3',5'-cyclic phosphodiesterase, with product MDHCKDFDTGDRTSPDAFTLAARVQFQSVSNIQIILNEHLGAVTKAQSVFHAFATSTQEEHLNHGLTVSVVGKTRLPGPVQIWSQEYSRLMREDDDTVWIDKGGLDPNSQRSLEGLLDQALSDCMLVPIKRPDNHQFFLVVALVNKQEGHDAFGSLDLQAVHQCFQQVLGTLVGAVELEEERRLREQCQSLLAVAKNLFSHLDDVELLLKEIMSQARHLTKAERCSLFLLDKQHKCLVAKVFDGTSSGSGQWGTTDGRQLGIPADQGIAGHVAITGQLLNISDAYAHPLFYQDVDKTTGFKTRNILCFPIKDGDDVLGVAELCNKTSAPCFTRADEELAMSFSIYCGISLVHGLMYKKVRDAQHRSHLSNELMMYHMKVSNEETLKLLQEESMNMQKIDINFCEFRFVPRSMEELKTSAAVVAVFQDLGLKERWSINQETLSRFVLMVRKGYRDPPYHNWMHAFSVFHFSYLLIKRLRLVQQDYFTDLEALALLVSSLCHDVDHRGTTNSFQLASNSVLAALYSSEGSVMERHHFAQSMCILNTEGCNIFENLSSKDYTRCLDLMQDIILATDLAHHLRIFRKLKDLATSGFDKSRAEHHQLLLFLMMTAADLSDQTKDWKSSRNAALLVYREFFSQGDLEKAMGNRPVEMMDRDKACIPTLQIQFIDDVALPVYSLLAQLFPELSILVDTVNSNRERWVTLEDGHVVSPMEILTNDID from the exons ATGGATCACTGCAAGGATTTCGACACTGGGGATCGCACTTCACCGGATGCGTTCACACTCGCCGCCCGGGTCCAATTCCAGAGTGTCAGCAACATCCAGATCATCCTCAATGAGCAT TTGGGAGCAGTTACCAAGGCGCAGAGTGTGTTCCATGCCTTTGCAACTTCTACTCAAGAAGAACATTTGAACCATGGTCTTACTGTCAGTGTTGTAGGGAAGACGAGGTTGCCAGGACCTGTCCAGATATGG AGCCAGGAATACAGTAGGCTCATGAGAGAAGATGATGACACAGTTTGGATAGATAAGGGTGGGCTGGATCCAAACTCGCAAAGGTCCCTTGAAGGTTTACTAGACCAGGCTCTCTCAGACTGCATGCTTGTGCCGATTAAGAGACCTGACAATCATCAATTCTTCTTGGTGGTGGCTCTCGTAAACAAACAGGAAGGACATGATGCATTTGGTTCCCTAGATCTGCAGGCTGTTCATCAATGCTTTCA GCAAGTGTTGGGAACGCTGGTTGGTGCCGTCGAACTAGAAGAAGAAAGACGGCTCCGTGAACAATGCCAATCACTGCTGGCGGTGGCTAAAAATCTTTTCTCTCACTTGG ACGATGTGGAGCTACTGCTAAAGGAGATTATGAGCCAGGCGCGTCACTTGACCAAAGCCGAACGCTGCTCGCTATTCTTGCTGGACAAGCAACACAAATGTCTAGTGGCCAAGGTTTTTGATGGTACGTCGTCCGGGTCAGGACAATGGGGCACGACCGATGGGCGCCAGCTGGGTATTCCCGCTGATCAGGGCATTGCAGGTCACGTGGCAATCACGGGTCAATTGCTTAACATCTCGGATGCCTACGCTCACCCACTGTTCTATCAGGACGTAGATAAGACCACGGGATTCAAAACGAG AAATATTTTGTGTTTCCCGATAAAAGATGGCGACGATGTCCTAGGCGTAGCCGAATTGTGCAACAAAACCAGTGCTCCTTGCTTTACGCGGGCAGATGAGGAATTGGCCATGTCTTTCTCCATCTATTGCGGCATTTCCCTCGTGCATGGTCTCATGTACAAAAAAGTGCGCGACGCACAGCATCGGAGCCACCTGAGCAACGAGCTTATGATGTATCACATGAAG GTCTCGAACGAAGAAACGCTCAAACTGCTTCAAGAAGAATCGATGAACATGCAAAAAATTGACATCAACTTTTGTGAGTTTCGATTCGTGCCACGGTCAATGGAAGAGCTTAAAACTTCGGCAGCCGTTGTAGCGGTGTTTCAGGATCTGGGTCTCAAGGAACGCTGGTCGATAAATCAGGAAACACTCAGCAG GTTTGTTTTGATGGTGCGAAAAGGCTACCGTGATCCACCCTATCACAACTGGATGCATGCCTTTTCGGTTTTCCACTTCAGTTACCTCCTCATTAAGCGACTCCGGCTGGTTCAGCAGGACTATTTTAC GGATTTGGAAGCTTTGGCCCTTTTGGTGTCAAGTTTATGTCACGACGTTGACCACCGAGGCACTACCAACTCTTTCCAGCTGGCCTCCAACTCAGTTCTAGCTGCGCTCTACAGTTCTGAAGGATCTGTTATGGAG CGACACCATTTTGCCCAGTCCATGTGTATTTTGAATACGGAAGGTTGCAACATCTTCGAAAACTTGTCGTCCAAAGACTACACTCGATGTTTAGATTTGATGCAAGATATAATACTTG CTACTGATCTAGCGCATCACCTACGCATATTCAGGAAATTGAAGGATCTCGCAACTTCGGGATTCGACAAAAGTCGGGCCGAGCACCATCAATTACTGTTGTTCTTGATGATGACCGCAGCAGATCTTTCAGATCAAACAAAAG ATTGGAAAAGTTCAAGGAACGCTGCC CTGCTGGTTTATCGCGAATTTTTTTCGCAAGGAGATTTAGAAAAGGCCATGGGAAATCGACCAGTTGAAATGATGGATCGGGACAAAGCTTGCATTCCCACTTTGCAAATACAGTTTATCGATGATGTCGCACTTCCTGTCTACTc ACTGCTTGCTCAACTCTTTCCGGAGCTGAGTATACTCGTCGACACGGTAAACAGTAATCGTGAACGGTGGGTAACGCTAGAAGATGGTCACGTTGTTTCGCCAATGGAAATATTGACAAACGACATTGACTAA
- the LOC116924243 gene encoding transmembrane protein 272 isoform X2, which yields MVDDAISTANVSNGHMHVIQSAASSESEPIQEDSTVIRIGADARHPSNRAEIQQPLPSYEEASDPNAPPPSYDSLFGRVNEVRKTSRGFVDFVKNLFFFLLGKIGLMVIIGITILVPICMLVVGSVYFYDCPAENYIPIYLIVGGACGLLKQFLSLRVRSQQSQEADLEVPDSSLTASVQSLINSFLICWFITGCYWVYHVYEPNYSDRSDPNYCSRVLFSFAFWLLTSTYIFAGVAVILLCCISCTALFLTRNR from the exons ATGGTTGATGATGCTATTTCAACTGCAAATGTTTCAAATGGACAT ATGCATGTCATACAGTCAGCTGCATCTTCTGAATCAGAGCCTATTCAAGAAGACAGTACAGTGATCAGAATTGGTGCAGATGCACGTCATCCATCTAACAG AGCGGAAATACAACAACCTTTACCAAGCTATGAAGAAGCTAGTGATCCTAATg CTCCTCCACCGTCTTACGATTCGCTTTTTGGGCGAGTTAATGAAGTACGAAAGACTTCACGAGGGTTCGTTGATTTCGtcaaaaacctttttttcttcctactCGGAAAAA TTGGCCTTATGGTAATCATTGGAATCACTATTCTAGTTCCTATTTGTATGCTCGTTGTCGGTTcggtttatttttatgattGTCCAGCTGAAAATTATATTCCAATCTACTTGATAGTAGGAG GTGCTTGCGGATTATTGAAGCAGTTTCTGTCTCTCAGAGTTCGCTCTCAGCAATCTCAAGAAGCCGACCTCGAAGTTCCTGATAGCTCTTTGACAGCATCCGTTCAGTCATTAATAAATAGCTTTTTGATTTGCTGGTTCATTACGG GTTGCTACTGGGTGTATCACGTGTATGAACCAAACTATAGTGATCGATCAGATCCCAACTATTGTagtcgtgttttgttttcatttgctttCTGGCTCTTGACTTCGACGTACATTTTTGCTGGCGTCGCGGTAATACTACTCTGTTGCATCAGCTGCACAGCCTTGTTTTTGACAAGAAATAGATAG